From one Planktothrix agardhii NIES-204 genomic stretch:
- the ndhI gene encoding NADH dehydrogenase subunit I has protein sequence MLKFLNQVTDYAKETFQSAKYIGQGLGVTFDHMRRRPITVQYPYEKLIPSERFRGRIHFEFDKCISCEVCVRVCPINLPVVDWDYNKETKKKQLKHYSIDFGVCIFCGNCVEYCPTNCLSMTEEYELAAYDRHELNYDSVALGRLPYKVTNDPMVTPLREFAYLPAGEIDPHDLPETAVRPGLRPESIIEQKSKGNQE, from the coding sequence ATGCTCAAGTTTCTGAACCAAGTTACCGATTACGCGAAGGAAACCTTTCAATCTGCAAAGTATATCGGCCAAGGGCTTGGGGTTACGTTTGATCATATGCGTCGTCGCCCCATTACCGTTCAGTACCCCTATGAAAAATTAATTCCTTCTGAACGGTTTCGGGGGCGGATTCATTTTGAATTTGATAAATGTATTTCCTGCGAGGTTTGTGTTCGCGTTTGTCCGATCAATTTACCCGTTGTGGATTGGGACTATAACAAGGAAACCAAGAAAAAGCAGCTTAAACACTACAGTATTGATTTTGGGGTCTGTATTTTCTGTGGAAACTGTGTGGAATACTGCCCCACCAATTGCCTCTCGATGACGGAGGAATATGAATTAGCGGCCTATGACCGTCATGAATTGAACTATGACAGCGTAGCCCTAGGACGTTTACCCTATAAGGTGACCAATGATCCAATGGTCACACCGTTACGGGAGTTCGCTTATTTACCCGCCGGGGAAATTGACCCCCATGATTTACCAGAAACGGCAGTTCGACCCGGGTTACGCCCAGAATCCATTATTGAACAAAAGTCAAAAGGCAATCAGGAGTAA
- the ndhG gene encoding NADH dehydrogenase subunit 6: MNLAEGVQIVAFGLLAVMMIGTALGVVLLKNIVYSAFLLGGSFISIAGLYILLNADFVAAAQVLIYVGSVNVLILFGIMLVNKRETFKELPLNWLRKGATAIVCVGLFALLGTMVLSTSWLITPIVEPVGGSVTLIGQHFFSDFLLPFELASVFLLMAMVGAIILARRDYISDILPTQKSEPPVLTLQERPRELISVASDRPQKGE; the protein is encoded by the coding sequence GTGAATTTAGCAGAAGGGGTTCAAATTGTTGCTTTTGGCTTATTAGCCGTGATGATGATTGGGACAGCTTTAGGTGTGGTGCTGCTCAAAAATATCGTCTATTCTGCGTTTTTACTCGGGGGTTCATTTATTAGTATTGCTGGATTGTATATTCTCCTGAATGCTGATTTTGTCGCCGCCGCCCAGGTTTTAATTTATGTGGGTTCGGTGAATGTTCTGATCCTATTCGGGATTATGTTGGTTAACAAGAGAGAAACCTTTAAAGAACTGCCTCTAAACTGGCTGCGGAAGGGTGCAACCGCCATTGTCTGTGTGGGATTATTTGCCCTCTTAGGAACCATGGTCTTATCGACTTCTTGGTTAATTACTCCGATTGTTGAACCCGTGGGCGGTTCAGTTACATTAATTGGGCAACACTTTTTTAGTGATTTCCTGTTACCTTTTGAGTTAGCCTCGGTGTTTTTATTAATGGCAATGGTGGGGGCGATTATTCTTGCTCGTCGAGATTATATCTCTGATATTTTACCCACCCAAAAAAGTGAACCTCCGGTTTTAACGTTACAGGAACGTCCCCGGGAGTTGATTTCTGTAGCCAGCGATCGCCCTCAAAAGGGGGAGTAG
- the ndhE gene encoding NADH dehydrogenase subunit 4L: protein MQLQLEYFLLIAAALFCIGIYGLITSRNAVRVLMSIELLLNAVNLNLMAFSNFLDSANIRGQVFTVFVITVAAAEAAVGLAIVLAIYRNRDTIDMEEFNLLKW, encoded by the coding sequence ATGCAATTACAACTGGAGTATTTTTTGTTAATAGCAGCGGCTCTTTTTTGTATTGGAATCTATGGATTAATTACCAGTCGTAATGCCGTTCGAGTTTTGATGTCGATTGAATTATTATTGAATGCGGTCAACTTGAACCTCATGGCATTTTCTAACTTCTTAGATTCCGCCAATATTAGGGGTCAAGTCTTCACTGTTTTTGTGATTACCGTAGCTGCGGCGGAAGCGGCTGTAGGTTTAGCCATTGTTCTGGCTATTTATCGCAACCGGGATACCATAGATATGGAAGAATTTAATTTATTAAAGTGGTAA
- a CDS encoding peptidase, M16 family, which produces MTATPVVVVDVWVRAGAIYEPDMWSGMAHFLEHMIFKGTDWIGPGMFDHVIESCGGVANAATSHDYAHFYITTAVQYLEETLNALGELLLHASIPDGEFNRERDVVLEEIRQAQDDPDWLSFQILMETVYERHPYSRSVLGTKAKLMERAPHEMRRFHRCRYQPENMAVVMIGDVEEQQALDMISQAFSNFLPPTTYTHLYEVVQPQIRGIHRRELRLPYVEEARLTLAWTGPGVEQLRQAYGLDLLSSVVASGRTSRLVQKLREKLQLVHDICSDFSLQQESSLFTISALLEPGHLEKVEALICEEINQLMNQPISEPELRRSQRFLCNDYAFSTETPGQLAGLYGYYFTVAEPEISVTYPAQIQSFDPLELQAVLKELLNLENYAVMVVQP; this is translated from the coding sequence ATGACCGCCACTCCGGTTGTGGTTGTTGATGTTTGGGTTAGGGCTGGTGCTATTTATGAGCCGGATATGTGGTCAGGGATGGCGCACTTTCTGGAACACATGATTTTTAAAGGCACAGATTGGATTGGGCCGGGGATGTTTGATCATGTGATTGAAAGTTGCGGGGGTGTCGCCAATGCTGCTACCAGTCACGACTATGCTCATTTTTATATTACAACCGCCGTTCAATATTTAGAGGAAACCTTAAACGCCTTGGGAGAGTTATTGCTCCATGCAAGTATTCCCGATGGTGAGTTTAATCGAGAACGGGATGTGGTTTTAGAAGAAATTCGTCAGGCTCAAGATGATCCCGATTGGCTGAGTTTCCAGATATTAATGGAAACTGTATATGAACGTCACCCCTACAGTCGTTCGGTTTTGGGAACAAAAGCGAAATTAATGGAGCGAGCGCCCCATGAAATGCGACGGTTTCATCGATGTCGCTACCAACCGGAAAATATGGCTGTGGTGATGATTGGAGATGTAGAAGAACAACAAGCTCTGGATATGATTAGTCAGGCTTTTAGTAACTTTTTACCCCCAACTACTTACACCCATCTTTATGAAGTGGTGCAACCTCAAATTCGGGGAATTCATCGTCGGGAACTGCGTTTACCTTATGTTGAAGAAGCCCGTTTAACCTTAGCTTGGACAGGCCCAGGAGTGGAACAATTAAGACAAGCCTATGGACTCGATTTGCTTTCTTCGGTGGTTGCTTCGGGAAGAACCTCTCGATTAGTCCAAAAACTGCGGGAGAAACTTCAGCTTGTCCATGATATTTGTAGTGACTTTTCCCTACAACAAGAGTCTAGTTTGTTTACGATTAGTGCTTTATTAGAACCTGGACATTTAGAGAAAGTAGAAGCACTGATTTGTGAAGAAATTAATCAGTTAATGAACCAGCCAATTTCAGAACCAGAATTAAGGAGAAGTCAAAGGTTTCTCTGTAATGACTATGCGTTTTCAACGGAAACCCCAGGACAATTAGCGGGGCTATATGGATATTATTTTACCGTCGCAGAACCCGAGATATCGGTAACTTATCCGGCTCAAATACAATCTTTTGACCCTTTAGAATTGCAAGCTGTTTTGAAGGAACTGCTGAATTTAGAAAATTATGCCGTGATGGTAGTTCAACCCTAG
- the ndhJ gene encoding NADH dehydrogenase subunit J, translating into MDNSEAPLVEVGKVSQWLSENGFEQESLGPNAMGVEMIKVDRDYLIPLATALYAYGFNCLRCQCAYDAGPGDALVSVYHLVKIDDDVEQPQEICVKVFVPRGDPRVPSVYWIWKAADFQERESYDMYGIVYEGHPNLKRILMPEDWVGWPLRKDYISPDFHELQDAY; encoded by the coding sequence GTGGATAATTCTGAAGCCCCCTTAGTCGAAGTCGGGAAAGTCTCCCAGTGGTTGAGTGAAAATGGTTTTGAGCAAGAATCCCTAGGCCCTAATGCCATGGGGGTAGAAATGATTAAAGTTGATCGAGACTACTTGATTCCCCTTGCCACTGCCCTGTATGCTTATGGTTTTAACTGCTTACGTTGTCAATGTGCTTATGATGCTGGCCCTGGAGATGCCCTCGTCAGCGTTTATCATTTAGTTAAGATTGATGATGATGTGGAACAACCGCAGGAAATCTGCGTCAAGGTCTTTGTCCCACGGGGTGACCCTAGAGTCCCTTCAGTCTACTGGATATGGAAAGCAGCCGATTTTCAGGAGCGAGAATCCTACGATATGTATGGTATCGTCTACGAAGGTCATCCTAATCTGAAACGGATTTTAATGCCTGAAGATTGGGTGGGTTGGCCTTTAAGAAAAGATTATATCTCTCCTGATTTCCATGAGTTGCAAGATGCCTATTAA
- the ndhK gene encoding NADH dehydrogenase subunit K gives MVIDSDSDTTMTQNVSPDMEKIINPVERPQVTQELSENLILTTVDDLYNWAKLSSLWPLLYGTACCFIEFAGLIGSRFDFDRFGLVPRSSPRQADLLITAGTITMKYAPILVRLYDQMPEPKYVIAMGACTVTGGMFSMDSPSAVRGVDKLIPVDVYIPGCPPRPEAIIDAVIKLRKKVANDSLQERANLQQTHRYYTRPHNLKPVEPILTGQYLMTQSRQVPPKELTEAMGGAVPPALMAEPAQEEKRG, from the coding sequence ATGGTCATAGACAGTGATAGTGATACAACCATGACTCAAAACGTTTCACCCGACATGGAAAAAATTATTAATCCGGTTGAGCGACCCCAAGTGACTCAGGAACTCTCGGAAAACTTGATCCTGACCACGGTAGATGATCTTTACAACTGGGCAAAGCTCTCTAGCCTATGGCCACTGTTGTACGGGACAGCCTGTTGTTTTATTGAATTTGCAGGTTTAATTGGTTCTCGGTTTGACTTTGACCGTTTTGGTCTGGTTCCCCGGTCTAGCCCTCGACAGGCGGATTTACTGATTACCGCCGGAACTATTACCATGAAATACGCCCCGATTTTGGTGCGTCTGTACGACCAAATGCCCGAACCCAAGTATGTGATTGCTATGGGAGCTTGTACAGTGACCGGGGGGATGTTTAGTATGGACTCTCCCTCGGCGGTGCGGGGCGTGGATAAATTAATTCCTGTGGATGTTTATATTCCCGGGTGTCCCCCCCGTCCTGAAGCGATTATTGATGCGGTGATCAAACTGCGGAAAAAAGTAGCCAATGATTCCCTACAGGAGCGGGCCAATCTCCAACAAACCCACCGTTATTACACCCGCCCCCACAATCTGAAACCGGTGGAACCGATTTTAACAGGTCAATATTTGATGACACAATCCCGTCAGGTTCCCCCCAAGGAATTAACCGAAGCCATGGGTGGGGCAGTTCCCCCCGCTTTAATGGCTGAACCTGCCCAGGAGGAAAAACGTGGATAA
- the ndhC gene encoding NADH dehydrogenase subunit 3, producing the protein MFVLSGYEYFLGFLILCSLVPILALTASKVLGPKSRRGVRHTTYESGNEPIGGAWIQFNIRYYMFALVFVIFDVETVFLYPWAVVFHNLGLLAFIEALIFISILVIALVYAWRKGALEWS; encoded by the coding sequence GTGTTTGTTCTTAGTGGCTACGAATACTTTTTAGGCTTCCTAATCTTATGCAGCCTAGTTCCCATCCTGGCTTTGACAGCTTCCAAGGTTTTAGGGCCTAAAAGCCGTCGGGGTGTCCGTCACACCACCTACGAGTCAGGAAACGAACCCATTGGAGGAGCATGGATTCAATTCAACATCCGATACTATATGTTCGCCTTGGTGTTTGTCATTTTTGACGTTGAAACCGTGTTTCTCTACCCTTGGGCCGTTGTCTTCCACAATTTGGGACTCTTGGCTTTTATTGAAGCCTTAATTTTTATTTCCATTCTTGTCATTGCACTGGTTTACGCCTGGCGTAAAGGTGCTTTGGAATGGTCATAG
- a CDS encoding rubredoxin, with product MSDPATEVTVLDRHECRACGYVYEPTKGSSKVSAGTAFTDLPKKWRCPVCGAPSSQFINIGSQENPSGFEENKGFGLGVNTLTAEQKNLLIFGALALGFLFFMSLYGLS from the coding sequence ATGAGTGATCCGGCCACTGAAGTTACAGTCCTTGATCGCCATGAGTGTAGGGCTTGTGGCTATGTCTATGAGCCGACGAAAGGGAGTTCTAAGGTTTCTGCGGGAACGGCCTTTACCGATCTGCCCAAAAAATGGCGTTGTCCGGTTTGTGGTGCGCCTTCAAGCCAGTTTATCAATATTGGTTCTCAGGAAAACCCATCGGGGTTTGAGGAAAATAAAGGCTTTGGTTTGGGGGTCAATACCTTGACTGCTGAACAGAAGAATCTTCTAATTTTTGGGGCCTTGGCCCTAGGATTTTTGTTTTTTATGAGTTTGTATGGCTTAAGTTGA
- the ycf48 gene encoding photosystem II stability/assembly factor has translation MHIVKFLQKIVIVLTVALICVSCRYLPQLSYNPWEVVSTGTQADLADIAFTGTNPQRGWVVGSDATLLETTDGGDHWDVKQLDLGEEKVRFNSISFNGAEGWIVGLPSILLHTTNEGQTWDRILLNAKLPGSPYSIEALSPNSAEMTTDLGAIYQTEDGGKSWTALVEDAVGFVRNLSRSEEGRYISVSAKGNFYSTWEPGSQAWEPHNRFSSKRLEKIGFGQNGRLWMIARGGELRFTDPENATEWSEPINPEYSTSWGFLDLAYRTPEEIWVSGGSGNLLCSLDGGKTWQKDVEVENVPSNLYKIKFLDSERGYVLGQRGALLRYQGSTPETA, from the coding sequence ATGCACATTGTTAAATTTTTGCAAAAAATCGTTATAGTATTGACAGTTGCTCTTATCTGTGTTAGCTGTCGCTACTTACCCCAACTCAGTTACAATCCCTGGGAAGTGGTTTCTACGGGAACCCAAGCCGATTTAGCTGATATTGCCTTTACCGGAACTAATCCCCAACGGGGTTGGGTTGTGGGGAGTGACGCTACGCTACTGGAAACAACTGATGGCGGTGACCATTGGGATGTGAAACAACTGGATTTAGGTGAGGAAAAGGTTCGCTTCAACTCCATCAGCTTTAACGGTGCTGAGGGGTGGATTGTAGGACTTCCCTCGATTCTGCTGCACACGACCAATGAAGGTCAAACTTGGGATCGGATTCTTCTGAATGCTAAGTTACCTGGATCTCCCTATAGTATTGAAGCTCTGAGTCCGAATAGTGCTGAAATGACTACGGATTTGGGTGCAATTTACCAAACCGAAGACGGCGGGAAAAGTTGGACAGCCCTGGTTGAAGATGCGGTGGGTTTTGTCAGAAATTTATCTCGCTCTGAGGAGGGTCGCTATATTAGCGTTTCGGCGAAGGGCAATTTTTACTCGACTTGGGAACCCGGATCTCAAGCCTGGGAACCCCATAATCGTTTTAGTTCTAAGCGACTAGAGAAAATTGGTTTTGGTCAGAATGGCCGCCTCTGGATGATTGCTCGTGGGGGTGAATTGCGATTTACTGACCCGGAAAATGCTACTGAGTGGAGTGAACCCATTAACCCTGAATATTCAACCAGTTGGGGATTTTTGGATTTGGCCTATCGCACTCCTGAAGAAATTTGGGTTAGTGGTGGCAGTGGAAACCTCCTCTGTAGTTTGGACGGGGGTAAAACTTGGCAAAAAGACGTGGAAGTGGAAAACGTCCCTTCTAACCTTTACAAAATCAAGTTCCTGGACTCGGAACGGGGTTATGTCCTGGGTCAACGGGGTGCTTTACTCCGTTATCAGGGTTCTACCCCAGAAACGGCTTAA
- the psbE gene encoding photosystem II cytochrome b559 alpha subunit → MSGTTGERPFGDIITSIRYWVIHSITIPALFVAGWLFISTGLAYDTFGTPRPDEYFTQQRQELPIVSDRLNSKKQISDFSSK, encoded by the coding sequence ATGTCAGGTACAACTGGAGAGCGTCCTTTTGGGGATATTATTACCAGTATCCGGTATTGGGTAATTCACAGTATTACTATTCCGGCTTTATTTGTTGCGGGTTGGCTATTTATCAGCACGGGTCTGGCTTACGATACCTTTGGCACTCCTCGCCCCGATGAGTATTTTACTCAACAACGGCAGGAACTTCCGATTGTAAGCGATCGCCTGAATAGCAAAAAACAAATTAGCGACTTTTCAAGTAAATAG
- a CDS encoding cytochrome b559 subunit beta: MATGGSSNEPISYPIFSVRWLAIHTLAVPTVFFLGAIAAMQFIQR, translated from the coding sequence ATGGCAACGGGTGGCAGTTCCAATGAACCCATAAGTTATCCGATTTTTAGTGTTCGTTGGTTAGCAATTCATACTTTAGCAGTACCTACGGTTTTTTTCTTAGGTGCGATCGCGGCTATGCAATTTATTCAACGATAG
- a CDS encoding radical SAM domain protein, producing MTDSVFDAERLLFTPTPSNLDAIPIIFAFPNEYTVGITSLGYQLVWATLAVRSDVEVSRLFTDVHEPLPQQPELVGFSFSWELDYVNIFERLEFLNIPLRSIQRTEKHPLIFGGGPVLTANPEPFADFFDIILLGDGENLLGDFIDAYQQVRHESRLTQLRHLAQIPGIYIPSLYQVSYHSLDGEIQEIKPLDSSIPSQVQKQTYRGNILSASTVVTEKAAWENIYMVEVVRSCPEMCRFCLASYLTLPFRTASLEASLIPAIEKGLQVTRRLGLLGASVTQHPEFDQLLDYLTQPKYDDVRLSIASVRTNTVTEKLAKTLAKRETRTLTIAVESGSDRLRKIINKKLENEEILQAIINAKNGGLQGMKIYGMVGIPGEELEDVEATVDLMKALKKSAPGFRLTLGCSTFVPKSHTPFQWFGVNPDAEKRLKLLEKQLKSNGIDFRPESYKWSVIQALLSRGDRRLSHLLELVRNYGESLGSYRRAFKELRGKLPTMEYYVNQNWDLDQVLPWEHLQGPLPVATLKKHLADSLSGS from the coding sequence ATGACTGATTCTGTCTTTGATGCTGAACGTTTACTTTTTACTCCGACACCCTCTAATTTAGATGCTATTCCAATTATTTTTGCCTTTCCAAATGAATATACCGTTGGGATTACCAGTTTAGGATATCAACTGGTTTGGGCAACTTTAGCGGTGCGTTCAGATGTAGAAGTCAGTCGTCTATTTACTGATGTACATGAACCCTTACCCCAACAGCCTGAACTGGTAGGTTTTTCCTTTTCTTGGGAACTTGATTATGTCAATATTTTTGAGCGTTTAGAATTTTTAAATATTCCTTTACGTTCAATTCAAAGAACCGAAAAACATCCTTTGATTTTTGGAGGTGGCCCAGTATTAACGGCTAATCCCGAACCCTTTGCCGATTTTTTTGATATTATTTTACTCGGGGATGGGGAAAATTTATTAGGAGATTTCATAGACGCTTATCAACAGGTTCGTCATGAATCTCGCCTAACTCAATTACGACATTTAGCACAAATCCCTGGAATTTATATTCCCAGTTTATATCAAGTATCTTATCACAGTTTAGACGGTGAAATTCAAGAGATTAAACCCCTAGATTCTAGTATTCCTTCCCAAGTTCAAAAACAAACCTATCGGGGCAATATTCTATCCGCTTCAACGGTCGTAACAGAAAAAGCAGCTTGGGAGAATATTTATATGGTAGAAGTGGTTCGTAGTTGTCCTGAAATGTGCCGTTTTTGTTTAGCAAGTTATTTGACTTTACCCTTTAGAACTGCTAGTTTAGAAGCCTCATTAATTCCAGCAATTGAAAAGGGACTACAAGTAACAAGACGCTTAGGTTTATTAGGGGCGTCGGTAACACAACATCCCGAATTTGATCAATTATTAGACTATTTAACCCAACCGAAATATGATGATGTGCGGTTAAGTATTGCTTCAGTTAGAACTAATACCGTTACCGAAAAACTGGCAAAAACCTTAGCAAAAAGAGAGACTCGCACCTTGACAATTGCCGTTGAAAGTGGTAGCGATCGCCTGCGAAAAATTATTAATAAAAAATTAGAAAACGAGGAAATTCTGCAAGCAATTATTAACGCTAAAAATGGCGGTTTACAGGGCATGAAAATCTATGGGATGGTGGGGATACCAGGGGAAGAATTAGAGGATGTAGAAGCCACCGTAGACCTAATGAAAGCCTTAAAAAAATCAGCCCCAGGCTTTAGATTAACCTTGGGTTGTAGTACCTTTGTTCCCAAATCCCATACTCCCTTTCAATGGTTTGGGGTAAATCCCGATGCGGAAAAACGCCTAAAATTATTAGAAAAACAGTTAAAATCAAATGGGATAGATTTTAGACCAGAAAGTTATAAATGGTCAGTAATTCAAGCGCTACTTTCTAGGGGCGATCGCCGTCTTTCCCATCTATTAGAATTAGTTAGAAACTATGGAGAATCCCTAGGAAGTTATCGGCGAGCCTTCAAAGAATTACGAGGAAAACTACCCACTATGGAATATTATGTTAACCAAAATTGGGATTTAGATCAAGTATTACCTTGGGAACATCTGCAAGGCCCCTTACCCGTCGCCACCCTAAAAAAACACCTCGCAGATTCTCTATCTGGTTCATAA
- a CDS encoding Cna B-type, producing the protein MATNSFLLNPFTGAPAKVNVTLTDNGSNQVEVKLDVVSGYIADIVGFFANFNNGLTVNQNFSIDPNTLSSSPNAITGVATTSPDFKKLYLDDSGSTIDGIEALDNDVNLNGGGDQRTYQLGVQIGKGGKGQEDDYQSVTFNLLATGLDVSDFSKIGIRLQSVGADSNGNGTIEEGERGGSSKLEGEVPKTFNISGTKYLDQTGDGIITGDPGLGGVEIFIDKNNNGSYDEGELETTTATDGTWSFNNLGQDALGKKVYEILPDGYTQTVGNDGYTLPTVGGQNQTGLNFANFKLFNISGTKYRDKKGDGITTDDTGLGGVEIFIDKNNNGSYDDGDDVKTTTATNGTWSFSNLGQDALGKKVYEILPDGYTQTVGNDGYTLPTVGGQNQTGLNFANFKPYGLGKTPGFWKQSQHFQYWPKYIEGENQGKFVYNTTDKFSTTFGVGTTDGGLFKYPTDNSGVKWFTDSLIGALSAEGSTGAGAVKTYGNISALGRSATAALLNATSDELNNYVKGSNINYIIDEDLLSPNDRTFLSTKVDGIFDIDGSRIGPADGIISSQEVINAVKDVFTLGGGLYGKSDVNTLATAFDKMNNMGGG; encoded by the coding sequence ATGGCTACTAATAGCTTTTTACTCAATCCATTTACCGGTGCTCCTGCTAAAGTTAATGTAACTTTGACTGATAATGGTTCAAATCAAGTTGAAGTTAAACTAGACGTTGTTTCAGGCTATATTGCTGACATCGTAGGTTTTTTTGCTAATTTTAATAATGGGTTGACTGTTAATCAGAACTTTAGTATTGACCCTAACACTCTATCTTCAAGTCCTAACGCAATAACAGGTGTTGCAACAACAAGTCCAGACTTCAAAAAACTCTATTTGGATGATTCAGGTTCAACTATCGATGGGATAGAAGCTCTTGATAATGACGTTAACCTGAATGGAGGGGGAGATCAGCGAACCTATCAACTTGGTGTCCAAATTGGAAAAGGCGGTAAAGGACAGGAAGATGATTATCAATCAGTAACCTTTAATCTTTTAGCAACCGGTTTAGATGTAAGTGATTTTAGTAAGATCGGGATACGATTACAAAGTGTAGGTGCGGATAGCAATGGTAATGGTACTATAGAAGAGGGTGAACGTGGTGGAAGTAGTAAACTTGAAGGTGAAGTCCCAAAAACCTTCAATATATCCGGTACAAAATACTTAGACCAAACAGGTGACGGTATTATCACAGGTGATCCAGGACTTGGCGGGGTAGAAATCTTCATCGACAAGAACAATAATGGTTCTTATGATGAAGGAGAACTTGAAACGACCACCGCTACTGATGGTACATGGTCTTTCAATAACCTTGGTCAAGATGCCTTAGGCAAAAAAGTTTATGAAATTCTACCTGATGGCTATACCCAAACCGTTGGTAATGATGGTTATACTTTACCGACTGTAGGTGGTCAAAACCAAACGGGTTTGAATTTCGCTAATTTCAAACTATTCAATATATCCGGTACGAAATACCGAGATAAAAAAGGTGATGGTATCACCACAGATGATACAGGACTTGGCGGGGTAGAAATCTTCATCGACAAGAATAATAATGGTTCTTATGATGATGGAGATGATGTCAAAACCACTACAGCTACTAATGGTACATGGTCTTTCAGTAACCTTGGTCAAGATGCCTTAGGCAAAAAAGTTTATGAAATTCTACCTGATGGCTATACCCAAACCGTTGGTAATGATGGTTATACTTTACCGACTGTAGGTGGTCAAAACCAAACGGGTTTAAATTTCGCTAATTTCAAGCCCTATGGTTTGGGTAAAACCCCGGGTTTCTGGAAACAATCACAACATTTTCAGTATTGGCCTAAGTATATTGAGGGAGAAAATCAGGGAAAATTTGTTTACAACACTACTGACAAATTTAGTACAACCTTTGGTGTAGGTACAACAGATGGTGGTCTATTCAAATATCCCACTGATAATTCTGGTGTTAAATGGTTTACGGACAGTCTCATAGGGGCTTTAAGTGCAGAAGGCAGTACGGGCGCTGGTGCAGTCAAAACCTATGGAAATATTAGTGCCTTGGGTCGTTCAGCTACAGCAGCTTTATTGAATGCTACCAGTGATGAGTTAAATAACTATGTCAAAGGCTCTAATATTAACTACATCATTGATGAAGATTTGTTATCACCAAATGATAGAACATTTCTTAGCACCAAAGTAGATGGAATCTTCGATATTGATGGGTCTCGAATTGGCCCAGCAGATGGCATTATTAGCTCTCAGGAAGTGATCAATGCTGTTAAAGATGTTTTCACTCTTGGTGGTGGGCTTTATGGTAAATCTGATGTTAATACTCTTGCCACAGCCTTTGACAAAATGAATAACATGGGTGGTGGCTAA
- a CDS encoding two-component response regulator — MLFPGQICVDTDSCRVTYQDETVDLYPKQYQLLLLFLKHPNYILSYDFIINRLWDMDHIPTYSSIRTHIKSIRKAFKKVKYSEEIIENVYGMGYRLNPVINNKIREHNSPIPSVSGFQNLLSFKGIEYLVIDDQLIIQYLSPNLIYYCDYPQHLQVGVYAGNPFPQLIGLEEVFDKIRKKEDKTFTIKRIARNCYPTRPECINLYVIVDKVEDIGDLGKQLVLVFFEDASEQMIYSNCQGG, encoded by the coding sequence ATGTTATTCCCTGGTCAAATCTGCGTAGATACGGATTCATGTAGAGTCACTTATCAGGATGAAACTGTTGACTTATACCCCAAACAATACCAATTATTATTATTGTTTTTAAAACACCCCAACTATATCTTAAGCTATGATTTCATAATCAATCGGCTTTGGGATATGGATCATATTCCTACCTATAGTAGTATAAGAACCCATATCAAAAGTATCAGGAAAGCATTTAAAAAAGTCAAATATTCTGAAGAAATCATAGAAAATGTTTATGGGATGGGCTATAGATTAAATCCGGTTATTAACAATAAAATTCGAGAACATAATTCCCCCATACCATCGGTTTCTGGCTTCCAAAATCTCCTAAGTTTTAAAGGAATAGAGTATTTAGTGATCGATGATCAATTGATCATTCAATATTTATCACCTAATTTGATTTATTATTGCGATTATCCCCAACATCTTCAAGTGGGAGTTTATGCCGGAAATCCCTTTCCACAATTAATCGGTCTGGAAGAAGTCTTTGATAAAATTAGAAAAAAAGAGGATAAAACCTTTACAATTAAGAGAATTGCCAGAAATTGTTATCCTACAAGACCCGAATGTATTAACTTATATGTCATCGTTGATAAAGTTGAAGATATAGGGGATTTAGGAAAACAACTGGTCTTGGTATTCTTTGAAGATGCCTCTGAACAGATGATTTATAGCAATTGCCAGGGTGGTTAG